The Denticeps clupeoides chromosome 5, fDenClu1.1, whole genome shotgun sequence genome includes a region encoding these proteins:
- the rbbp7 gene encoding histone-binding protein RBBP7 produces the protein MADKEVYDDAVEERVINEEYKIWKKNTPFLYDLVMTHALEWPSLTVQWLPDVNRPEGKDYAVHRLVLGTHTSDEQNHLVIASVQIPNDDAQFDASHYDSEKGAEFGGFGSVSGKIEIEIKINHEGEVNRARYMPQNPCIIATKTPTSDVLVFDYTKHPSKPEPSGDCSPDLRLRGHQKEGYGLSWNPNLSGNLLSASDDHTICLWDISAGPKEGKIIDAKTIFTGHTAVVEDVSWHLLHESLFGSVADDQKLMIWDTRSNNTSKASHSVDAHTAEVNCLSFNPYSEFILATGSADKTVALWDLRNLKLKLHSFESHKDEIFQVQWSPHNETILASSGTDRRLNVWDLSKIGEEQSAEDAEDGPPELLFIHGGHTAKISDFSWNPNEPWVICSVSEDNIMQVWQMAENIYNDEEPDTPASELEGQGS, from the exons ATGGCTGATAAAGAAG tgtatgaCGATGCAGTGGAGGAGAGGGTAATCAACGAAGAGtataaaatatggaaaaagaaCACGCCGTTCCTGTATGATCTGGTTATGACGCATGCTCTTGAATGGCCAAGTCTCACCGTCCAGTGGCTTCCAGATGTCAACAG GCCAGAGGGAAAGGATTACGCTGTCCACAGACTGGTGTTGGGGACTCATACTTCAGACGAGCAGAACCACCTTGTTATTGCCAGTGTACAGATCCCAAATGATGATGCACAGTTTGATGCATCACACTATGACAGCGAGAAAGGAG CAG AATTTGGTGGTTTTGGATCAGTGAGTGGAAAGATTGAAATTGAAATTAAGATCAATCATGAAGGTGAGGTGAACCGCGCCCGGTACATGCCACAGAATCCCTGCATCATCGCAACAAAGACACCCACCTCAGACGTCCTGGTGTTTGACTACACCAAGCACCCGTCCAAACCAG AACCCAGTGGAGATTGCAGCCCGGACCTAAGGCTTCGTGGACATCAGAAGGAGGGTTATGGTCTCTCCTGGAACCCTAACCTCAGTGGAAATTTGCTGAGTGCATCTGATGACCAT ACCATTTGCCTGTGGGATATCAGTGCTGGGCCAAAGGAAGGGAAGATCATTGATGCAAAGACTATCTTCACTGGCCACACTGCTGTGGTAGAGGACGTTTCCTGGCACTTGCTTCACGAGTCGCTCTTTGGCTCTGTGGCTGATGACCAGAAGCTGATGAT CTGGGACACCCGATCCAACAACACTTCAAAAGCCAGCCATTCAGTGGACGCTCACACTGCTGAGGTCAACTGTCTCTCATTTAACCCTTACAGTGAGTTCATCCTCGCTACTGGATCTGCTGACAAG ACTGTGGCACTCTGGGACCTGCGTAACCTGAAACTGAAGCTTCACTCCTTTGAATCCCACAAGGATGAAATCTTCCAG GTGCAATGGTCTCCTCATAATGAAACCATTCTGGCATCAAGTGGCACAGACCGAAGACTCAATGTGTGGGACCTAAG taAAATCGGTGAGGAGCAGTCTGCAGAGGATGCTGAAGATGGCCCCCCTGAACTACTG TTCATTCATGGTGGACACACAGCAAAGATCTCTGATTTCTCTTGGAACCCCAATGAACCGTGGGTGATCTGCTCAGTTTCTGAGGATAACATTATGCAGGTTTGGCAAATG gCAGAGAACATTTACAATGATGAGGAGCCCGACACTCCTGCCTCGGAGCTGGAGGGTCAGGGATCCTAA
- the zrsr2 gene encoding U2 small nuclear ribonucleoprotein auxiliary factor 35 kDa subunit-related protein 1, translating to MAASLSVKPAPVLSQKQRRAVLKKERRKRKRQALAKLRASEQEDGQDAGDALDGEDEENDGTAELERQRLHQAWLEREKIAQEEFQLKREREETAKRKKEEEEKRIKEEWEAQQRKEQEAREQKQQEKRDREEAAQKMLDQVESQLENGGPWRNPEAPARVDFGTEKDRANCPFFLKTGACRFGDRCSRKHDHPASSGTLMIRGMFVNFGMEQSRRDDYDTDASLEYSEDEVYQQFLEFYDDVLPEFKSVGKVLQFKVSCNFEPHLRGNVYVQYSTEEESREAFMMFNGRWYAGRQLQCEFSPVTRWKTAICGLFDRKKCPKGKHCNFLHVFRNPGGEFSKADLDLHLSPDRECNFTGWRSDRRDRSWSQRTFSPERSRRHRGEWRSRSRSREYSWRRRASVQGERSRRSRSRERLQSRSRDRKSRELSPRRCRLKSPVRGKDSSKKRSERSESHSPKKKRKDELPDITSTPHHHKSSKKSKKKKKGKKKHKRKRSKSPSESSSAESVRESGNEGDMKAPEVSVVLSETCEAELQAATEKEEDNS from the exons ATGGCAGCCTCCCTGTCTGTGAAACCAGCGCCTGTCTTAAG CCAGAAGCAACGCCGCGCCGTACtgaagaaggagaggaggaaaagaaaacgTCAGGCTCTCGCCAAACTGAGAGCTTCTG AGCAGGAAGATGGGCAGGACGCTGGAGATGCACTGGATGGTGAAGATGAGGAGAACGATGGCACCGCAGAATTGGAAAG GCAAAGGTTGCACCAGGCTTGGCTTGAAAGAGAGAAGATTGCCCAGGAAGAATTCCAGTTGAAAAGGGAGCGGGAAGAAACtgctaaaagaaagaaagaggaggaagag AAAAGGATCAAAGAAGAATGGGAGGCGCAGCAGAGGAAAGAGCAGGAGGCGAGGGAGCAGAAACAGCAggagaagagagacagagag GAGGCAGCACAGAAAATGCTGGACCAAGTTGAAAGTCAG CTGGAAAATGGAGGCCCTTGGAGAAACCCAGAGGCCCCAGCCAGGGTGGATTTTGGTACTGAAAAGGACCGGGCAAACTGCCCGTTTTTCCTCAAAACTGGAGCTTGCCGCTTTGGAGACAG GTGTTCCCGTAAGCATGACCATCCAGCATCAAGCGGTACTCTGATGATCAGAGGCATGTTTGTCAACTTCGGAATGGAACAGAGCCGACGTGACGACTACGACACGGATGCCAGTCTGGAGTACAGCGAAGACGAAGTGTACCAGCAGTTCCTGGAGTTCTACGATGATGTTCTCCCTGAGTTTAAGAGTGTTGGAAAAGTGCTACAATTCAAG GTCAGCTGCAATTTTGAGCCTCACTTGAGAGGAAACGTTTATGTTCAGTATTCTAC CGAGGAGGAAAGCAGGGAGGCCTTTATGATGTTTAATGGACGGTGGTACGCAGGAAGGCAGTTGCAGTGCGAGTTCTCACCAGTCACTCGATGGAAGACTGCAATATGTG GGCTGTTTGATCGGAAGAAATGCCCAAAAGGAAAACATTGTAACTTCCTTCATGTGTTCCGGAACCCTGGAGGAGAGTTCTCGAAAGCAGACCTTGACCTCCATTTGTCCCCAGACCGAGAGTGTAATTTTACTGGATGGCGTTCGGACCGCAGGGATCGCTCGTGGTCGCAGAGGACCTTCAGTCCTGAGCGGTCACGGCGCCATCGTGGAGAGTGGCGGAGCCGTAGCAGGAGCCGAGAGTACTCGTGGAGGAGGAGGGCCAGCGTGCAGGGCGAGAGATCGAGGAGAAGTAGGAGCCGGGAGAGACTCCAGTCCAGGAGCAGAGACAGGAAGTCCAGAGAACTGTCCCCTAGAAGATGCAGGTTAAAGAGCCCAGTGCGCGGCAAAGACTCGTCCAAGAAGAGGAGCGAGAGAAGTGAAAGCCACAGTccaaagaagaagagaaaggaTGAGCTTCCTGACATTACAAGTACCCCTCATCATCACAAATCCTCaaaaaagagcaagaaaaagaagaaaggcaAGAAAAAGCACAAGAGAAAGAGGAGCAAGTCGCCCAGCGAAAGCTCCTCAGCGGAGTCTGTCAGGGAATCTGGGAACGAGGGTGATATGAAAGCGCCTGAAGTGTCAGTCGTCCTGAGTGAGACGTGCGAGGCTGAGCTTCAGGCAGCTACGGAAAAGGAGGAAGATAACTCATGA
- the ap1s2 gene encoding AP-1 complex subunit sigma-2: MQFMLLFSRQGKLRLQKWYVPLSDTQKKKISREVIQTVLARKPKMCSFLEWRDLKIVYKRYASLYFCCAVEDQDNELITLEIIHRYVELLDKYFGSVCELDIIFNFEKAYYILDEFILGGEPQETSKKNVLKAIEQADMLQEEAETPRSVLEEIGLT; encoded by the exons ATGCAGTTCATGCTGCTCTTCAGTCGCCAGGGCAAGCTGAGGCTGCAGAAATGGTACGTGCCCCTGTCCGACACCCAGAAGAAGAAGATCTCCCGTGAGGTGATCCAGACGGTGCTGGCCCGCAAGCCCAAAATGTGCAGCTTTCTGGAATGGAGGGACCTAAAGATCGTGTACAAGAG ATATGCAAGCTTGTATTTCTGCTGTGCGGTGGAAGACCAGGACAATGAACTCATTACCCTGGAAATTATCCATCGTTACGTGGAACTGCTGGATAAGTACTTTGGCAGC GTGTGTGAACTGGATATCATCTTTAACTTTGAGAAGGCCTACTACATACTTGACGAATTCATATTAGGAGGGGAGCCCCAGGAGACCTCAAAGAAGAACGTGCTGAAAGCTATAGAGCAGGCTGACATGCTGCAGGAG GAAGCGGAAACACCGCGAAGCGTTTTGGAGGAGATTGGGTTGACATAA